Part of the Lucilia cuprina isolate Lc7/37 chromosome 5, ASM2204524v1, whole genome shotgun sequence genome is shown below.
TTTCGTCCGCACAGCAAAGAGGGCGAGGAAGTTGCTAAAGGTACCTTGGCTAAGGATACGGTTAAGGCAGTGGTTGTGGAAAAATATGCTGAATTGGGACCCATGTCGGTACATGAATGGCAGGTTTTATGGTGGTTTGTTTGTATGGTTGTCTTACTGTTTACCCGAGCGCCTGGTTTTATGCCCGGTTGGGGTGATTTTTTGAATGCCGTGTAAGTTTGGCTTAAAatgacttaaatatttaataataattattaaattttagatcTATAAGATCTTCCTGTCCAGTTATGTTTGTGGTCTTGGCTTTGTTTATGTTTCCCATGACTTGTTTCTGTTGTAGCCATTGTAAATCGGAAGGTAAGTTCAAGGGATTCCTAATATGTTAGACGATTTAAAACATTTGGTTTTGAGCACATACATATGTCTTTTAGGTCCCTATCCAACGGTCCGTGAAAAGGCTCTATTAGCCTGGGAATTTGTAAATGAAAACACCCCCTGGGGATTAGTGTTCCTCTTGGGTAAATggatcaattttaataaaaatctaaaatcaagctttaatttaaactttccTCTAGGCGGCGGTTTCGCCCTAGCCGAAGGCAGTCAAAGCAGTGGCATGGCAAAACTTTTAGGTCAAGCTATGACCTTTCTTTTGAATTACCCGGCCCTGGCAGTGCAAATGGCCGCTATAGTCTTTGCCACGGTTCTAACAAATTTCAGTGCAAATGTACCGATTTGTAATATTCTAGTGCCCATTTTACAGGAATTGGTATTAATTTGGGGGCAACtgtaaaatttagcaaatttcatttcattttgtttccCTTTTTTAAGGCTGTAGCCATTAAAATGAATCCCATAATGTTGGTATTTCCAGCGGGCATTGCTTGCAGCATGGCTTTCCATTTGCCCGTGGGTACGCCAGCAAATGCTATTATAGCCGGTTATGCGGGCATTAAATCCAAATATATGGTAAGTACACATCTAAACTAATTAAGTCTATATCTAAAATTCGTAGCTCTTCGCAAAAACTTACGtttaaataatcttaaattCACAATTGAGAGTAGAAAACATTTACATACACAAGAATTAAAATAGTAGAGTATATCTCTgatatttattagatttcatCCCTTTCATATAGTTCTAAATTCGAAGGAATTGTCGCCAGATTAGAGTAATAATAGAGTTAACTAAACTTAAATCTATAACTGAAAAAcgcaatcatcggttaaagtccgcctaaatttgttccgagtttaatctaacagcaagttaagcctagtttaactgagtagtaagattAATGCTATAGGATAGTTTCCCAACTGTGTCACTTCTTAATATCTGTACATCTGTacatctatctatatctatctatctatctatctatctatctatctatctatctatctatctatctatgtatctatctatctatctatctatctatcNNNNNNNNNNNNNNNNNNNNNNNNNNNNNNNNNNNNNNNNNNNNNNNNNNNNNNNNNNNNNNNNNNNNNNNNNNNNNNNNNNNNNNNNNNNNNNNNNNNNctatagaatagtctatagtctggactatagaatagtctatagtctggactatagaacatttcATAATATCAACTTTAGAATATGTAAATAGAGCATTATTCTTCGGTTCAGTTAGTcgcagattttttttttctttttttatgggGTGCGGAATCTTCATAGATATGAATAACTGTTAATTATCCATTATGTAAGATTCAACTATGTTTTGCGTCACCTACTCACTAAACCGCCTTCCCATCGTCAACCGCAATCCCCGCGGAACTGCCTTTAGGTACTACGTCGCGGGGCTGGTCAGCATTTAAGCTGTCTCCtgttagactataaaatagtctatagtctggactatagaatagtctatagtctggactatagaatagtctatagtctggactatagaatagtctatagtctggactatagaatagtctatagtctggactatagaatagtctatagtctggactatagaatagtctatagtctggactatagaatagtctatagtctggactatagaatagtctatagtcttgactatagaatagtctatagtctggactatagaatagtctatagtctggactatagaatagtctatagtctggactatagaatagtctatagtctggactatagaatagtctatagtctggactatagaatagtctatagtctggactatagaacatttcATAATATCAACTTTAGAATATGTAAATAGAGCATTATTCTTCGGTTTAGTTAGTcgcagattttattttaattatgtatagATTAGAAGACCTTAATAGTTTCACATTTTGAATACAGGGTAACCTTTAAAACGCGTACTAAAACCACGTATGGTAGAAAACTATaaccaaatatatatgtatgtatatacagacCACAAAAGACAAATGCCGACTCTGGCTTCAGACATCCAATACGATGAGAAGTAGTACATACTCTCATCTcaaatcataaatttattgttaaacttatgtatgtatgtgtgtgtgtgtgaaattTAAAGGGGAGTCTTAGTAGTAGACCTCCAATTTAACAAATGAGGAGAAACATAATTTAGTAGACGTGCAAATTCTCAGCTGATCGGTAACGGTGGTACGGTGTGAATACAAATAACGATTTTTTCTGcaataatacaaatacaaaatcaaataaatgatCGTATATTAAGTTATTTCGTGGTtggtgtgttatttttttttttgtttttcttaacgacaaaaattgatattaaataaaaaacaacaacaacaacaataacaaattcattatcattttttaataattatagaagaagaaaaaaaaacgagtacaaacaaatataagaaaaaagttattgttgttgttattttgtttttctgtgtttttgcTAATCATTTTGCATTGTTAACTTTGTTTTGAAGTATGTGTGTGtggttttttctactttttttctgtttttttattgttgtacaacatcgtgtatgtttttttaaaacaaacaaaaaaaagtgaaataaaaagaaattgttgttatcaaaaagtaaaaaaaaagaaaaaagttaaatttttccttaaaaagaaattcgccaaattattaaaaacaaaaaaagtgataagaaaatatatacataaatgtatcttaaatcatatttatatataaattgttttaaaaaagaaaaaatattatgaaatccAAATGCgtggtttaaaaataacaaaataactacttattatcacatttttattaaaaaatccttaaacagctaaagaaaaaaagagaaaaataattgttgttattatttttaacatgacATTGTTATTATTAGCTGTTATTATTACTCTTATGTGATTATTTTATGGTGAATgaagttttattgttgttattttctagtgaatgtttaaaaaaaaaaatctcccaCAGCAAAACAACACAAACACCTATTCACACTCGCACTTTATTTACCTTGAcgtcatttttgtttttgttttatttcttcttcGTCTTTCACCTCCTCTTCTTCGTCTTCATCTAAACAActtcttaaaaaactttataaaaacaacaacaacaccaacatgTTTTAATGTTCCTGTTTGTTGGAGCGATACGAATTACAGAGCATGACTGTGGATTAATAAAGTGTTCGATTTGAGCTGATAATGAAAAGATTGGGTATACGAGGTGGAATTTTCTAATGTCTGCTTGCATTCTATAGAGAGAATGGAGTAACTGATGGATTTGACGGATGGTCGTCACTGCCCTCTCTTTGATTTATTTAGCGACTTTCCTACACGGTTGAGTGTATGCTCATCATATCGCAGTGGGTCTTTGAGACTactgaaataaagtcttgtcaattaatatgatccgtgtttcggactaccaattacgccccttctaggtgctgttgcaaCAGAAACAACAGAACCATAGTAGTTTTGTGGTTGGCCGAATATTATGACGGGTTAGATTAAGCTTGCTCATGACACCTATCTTTCCCCAATGTGAGTACTAGGGCAAGAGTTTATATAgttcgagtacttgagcaaagtgctggTATATGGACCCGAACATCCATGTAAAAAATTGCAAACTGCATGTAAGACACACAAAGGgtcagtggtgagttgtttactttttactcacccagtggtaGAAAAAGTACCACCTTGAGATAGAGCAACACgacaggtactcacgtaaagcacttcgacttcgTGTGGAAAATCTCTGCTCAGATGAGATGATCATAGCTTTTCAAATGCTCGATAGGTTGTTAGAAGTTACCTAAGAGCCCTAGGTTAGATTGAAAGGTGAATGCATACCTAGGAACTTTTACACTGAATATGTTAGGGTGAAAGTCTCTACACAGTGCTCTATGATGGTGTTACAGTCTGATAATCAGAAACTTCCATTCATAGACGcagtttcttataaattttcaaacagtGTATCTGAGAAATATAATATCTGGAATAATATCAAAGAAAATGTTCACTAACCTAACAATTCTGTATACTTGGTCATTCTAAGGACGATTTTCGGTCTCCTCACCTACGGATCATGGTTGATCTAAcgataattgaaattttcaattatcgTTAGATAATCATTCTTATCATTCTTATCAAGTTTATCATCTGCCGAGAAGAACTATCAACTTTTGCTGAAATAACAAGTTTCATGAACAAAAGTTGATGCAACTTTTGCAGAAATAACAAGTTCCACGAACAAAAGTTGTTCCCAATAGCTTTAAGCTTTAGAAATCCAAAAGTGGTTCAATGTTGAAATGTAATAGTGAAATAAGAACTGTAACTGATATTATTAGATTTATACGATCGTTTctctaattttttaaacttttgatttGTTTCGATTCTATGCCAGTTAAAGTGGATCGTTAACTCTAAActtttatattcaatatttcataataaaggAAATAAGGAGTTATATTCGGAGCCTTTTTTACAACGTAAAAAGTCTCTCTtttaaaaataccaaataaCTTTAAATGGCCGCATAGatcttgcaaaattttaagcaatttcTTAGCGCTTCTGATGCCTTTTTAAAACTGTACACACGAGAAATTATCTGCAGCAATAGAGTCGCCATTTTGTTGGGCAATTTATGTCAACTCCGCAAAAGATAACTTTACCAATGAATCATTATTGTAGAATGTCTTCTGCTGCAACCATATATCACCCACGATCAGCCTTAAATTGAAACCAAAACTTATAGAGCGCTTGTCTTAGGGTGTGATGATAGCACTAATGATTCTAATAATAACTCAAATTCCAAAGTTCCAACTGTTGACTAAGTCTGGTTGAATTTGAGAAAATGTTTAGGTCGTGTTgagtaaatttaaaagtttgggCAGATAGCTACTTATTGGCATATGGCTGTGATCATTGATCCGTTTGCGGTGACGTTTTTTTCAAGCACATGCGAACTCTTGTTAAGATCGAAGAGTGGCTAACTTCTAGGGGTTTTAAAGGTAAAAACCACAGTTTTTGTAACTGCTCCAATTAAATAAGTTTGAAGGATATACGTTTCAATCTAATGAAGATCATATGTGATCATATGTGTTCCTTTTATTGCGATCTGAAAGGGATATACCTCTTGAATTCGAAAACTGTGCGGAATTGCGTACTGGTTTAATTTGGATAAGTTTCAATCTTATGGAAATGTATCAGTGCTAAAGAGCATCTTCATAAGATTTGCATAACCTTCAGTTCTGTGAAAGAATGAAATCAAGATCATTTGCGATCAGTTCCTTGAGATCTGCAATATGCCATcatctttcttttaaaaagagcGTAAAATTGCTGAATGATTAAtagttttaaacttattaaagcATATCCTTTTAAGATCATTTTTGATTATCTTTTTGAGATCagtttctaaagaaatctaCTTCtagaattcaaaaaaattattaaaactgcAACACTGGTTTCTGTagctttaattatttttgtatctaAGGCTTATAAAGGATTACAATGAAACACGATCTTGCAAAGAAGATACAAGATTGATCAGTGTTTCTCTAGAAATTTACTAGAAACTTATTAACGCTTTTAAAGGAGTACAATAAAGCACGATCTTCCAAAGAAGAGACAAGACTAATCAGTTTGAAGTTTTATGCTTCTCttctatataatattgaaactctCTTTAAAGATTGTATAACATATACCTCTATGATCTTTGGTAATTCTATATCCAAGATTAGATCggtttaatagaaaaatctttGGAATATCAAATCTGATATTTCAAGTATTATCTTCATTGTTTACTAGAAACTTATTAAGGCTTATAAAGGAGTACAATAAAGCGCGCGATCTTGCAAAGAAGAGACAAGACTGATTAGTGTTTCTCTAGAAATTTACTAGGAACTTATTAAGGCTTACAAAGGAGTACAATAAAGCGCACGATCTTCCAAAGAAGAGACAAGACTGATCAGTTTGAAGTTTTATGTTTCTCTTCTATATAATATAGCATATACCTTTATGATCTTCAGTAGCTCCATATCCAAGGTTAGATCggtttaatagaaaaatcttaCTCTTTGATCTTTCTGATCTTTCCAATATCGCATTTCTTTATAGCTGGCAACTCATTTTACACAAGATCGGTTTAATGTAAAAATCATATCAAATCTGATCCTTCAAGTATTATTTTCcgagttttaaattaaaaagacaaCAAACTGATCTTTACTTTAATACATTTCTTTATAGGTGGCAACTCTTTTAACGCAAATATCATATTGTCATCATATTTTTCTACTAACAATTGCTGAGTCTGTTGTTATCATTGTTTTTTAAGCGTTTTTTCTGGAGGTAATACTGACGTTTATTTGCGAAGTGTGTTAAGGTAGTAAAGATGTGTTTTTTGGCCAAGTGCGTAAAATATTGGGTGTATGCATATTTCTCTTTACATTTCATCTATTCCCCTTGCAGATCATGTCCCAACAACAATCACATTTAGCGACTTGTCACAATTTAAACTTTTGCGGTTTGTTTAACGGCTTTTAAGCAAATTGTCATAAAAAACCGCAAACAATATTATGCGCTTGTTGTCTGTCGTCTCATCAACGTTCAAACGTACGTTACAACGTTACCTTATGTGAATGGTGGATATAGTTTACTATAActcttgaaaatataaatacgaCGCTATGTCATTGATGAGtgatagaatttatttttttatattttatattaaaattacactagttgttgttgttttttttattaaaataacaccCATTCATCTAGATTCTctctttattaataataaaaacacaaatcaagtaatacatgttttttatattaatacctGATACCTGACGATCGTTAGTTTCGAAatagttgtatttttttctttatttctaaaGTTCAGCTAATGCTAATTTGTGGTCAAAATTttgctttatatatgtatttaatgatGAGATAGTATAGcaactaatttttttagttatttttaatgtttattatttaaatattataattttagataagaaattttagtaaatattttaataaatttaacttttcacTGACACATGCCATGTTTGTTCTTGAAGTTGTTATTGTAAGAATATTTTTGCTTACTCTATTAATAATAACATATCATGCACAAGAGCTGATCGGGTTTTGCAGAACCTTGTTCTCTACAAAAACAATGGTTAAAGGGGATAAAGATGTTTGTGCGAAGTACACTTTCCCAATTTGCCTAACAAGTGGCCCTTTCTTCTgatttacttcagttctagttcagtattagttcagtattagttcagtactagttcagttctaattcagttgtagttcaatactagttcagttttagttttgttctagttctgttctagttttgttccagatctgttctagttctgttctagttctgttctaattttgttctagttctgttctagttctgttctaattttgttcaagttctgttctagttctgttctaattttgttcaagttctgttctagttctgttcaagttctgttctagttctgttctagttctgttctagttctgttctagttctgttctagttctgttctagttctgttctagttctgttctagttctgttctagttctgttctagttctgttctagttctgttctagttctgttctagttcagttctagttcagttctagttcagttctagttcagttctagttcagttctagttcagttctagttcagttctagttcagttctagttcagttctagttcagttttagttcagttctagttcagttttagttcagttctagttcagttctagttcagttctagttcagttctagttcagttctagttcagttctagttcagttctagttcagttctagttcagttctagttcagttctagttcagttctagttcagttctggttcagttctagttcagttctagttcagttctagttcagttctagttcagttcagaacAGTTGTGCAGTTTATTGCGAACGGTTGTATTTTTATCTGTGCTATAAATAAATCGATTTCTTGTGGGTAAATCgttaccaaaaaattaaaaaaaccaaaaatataaacaaagtgtAAAAATACCTATTCACTGGTGCTAAAAACctttcaaaaaacattttcctaaaataaatatataataaaaaagaaataattctaaaaaatttaatatccaaaaaacttaaaaaagcaaaacaatgaATAAAGTTCTCTGTAATCAGTGCAACAACGAAATCACAACAACATCATATGTGAAATGTTATAGTTGTAATTCAAACTACCACTTCCTACCCTGCTCTTCATTGTCCGAGTCAACGTATGCTACAATGTATGGAGAGAGAAAAACTAATTGGAAATGCCATGTTTGTAAACCGAGAAACAAATCTCAAAATAACCTGTATCAATCTGTTGTGTTTGATGAGACTAGTCAACAAAAGAAAGCAagaaatgatgatgatgaaggaaacgataatgcaaaaaaatttaaagagtcATTATCATTAAGCTCTCTTAATTCTAATCTCTGCTCCGTAGAATCAAATGTTACTGAGCTGAGAGGTGAATTGCAGGCCGGTATGATGGAACTAAAGAGCCAAATGGAAATTTTagtaacaaattttaacaaacaacacATGCAAATGAACGACAACAACAAAGAGACTCAATTTGCTTTATCTACAATAACAAGCACCCTATCAAGCCTTGTAACTCAAGTCTCTGATCTCAACGAAAAAGACAaaacaagagaaaaacaaattacaacgATGGATACACGCATGAACAAATTCGAACAACAATTAATAGTCAAAAACATtgagattaaaaatatttacaacaatgaCATCTCTGCATTCGAGGTTGTGAAAAAA
Proteins encoded:
- the LOC124420051 gene encoding uncharacterized protein LOC124420051 — encoded protein: MNKVLCNQCNNEITTTSYVKCYSCNSNYHFLPCSSLSESTYATMYGERKTNWKCHVCKPRNKSQNNLYQSVVFDETSQQKKARNDDDEGNDNAKKFKESLSLSSLNSNLCSVESNVTELRGELQAGMMELKSQMEILVTNFNKQHMQMNDNNKETQFALSTITSTLSSLVTQVSDLNEKDKTREKQITTMDTRMNKFEQQLIVKNIEIKNIYNNDISAFEVVKKIANSRNVEINKFDVDRAYRLKRQNDKIIVEFSSLNKKIEFMSKIERHRVDSQIINSSGDRNSNAKYIYINDQLTFNYRRLLWITKTKAHEANWKYVWVRNGNIFARKAENSPAVSINNAADIECITSTI